From a single Brassica rapa cultivar Chiifu-401-42 chromosome A01, CAAS_Brap_v3.01, whole genome shotgun sequence genomic region:
- the LOC103873797 gene encoding protein TOC75-3, chloroplastic: protein MAAFSVNGQLIPGTTSSTSICTRRKLLSLPSSGLPRISSLSPRVPSIKCSSSRDTEAPPKDLLLKNLAKSLAVASVSSAASFFLFRISNLPSSFLSSGGGGGGRGGNGNFGGGGGGGGDGGFWGKLLSPAPAVADEEQSPDWDSHGLPANIVVQLNKLSGFKKYKVSDIVFFDRRRQSTIGTEDSFFEMVSIRPGGVYTKAQLQKELETLATCGMFEKVDLEGKTKPDGTLGVTISFAESTWQSADRFRCINVGLMVQSKPIEMDADMTDKEKLEYYRSLEKDYKRRMDRARPCLLPAPVHGEVMQMLRDQGKVSARLLQKIRDRVQKWYQDEGYACAQVVNFGNLNTKEVVCEVVEGDITQVVIQFQDKLGNVVEGNTQVPIVRRELPKQLRQGYVFNIEAGRQALRNINSLGLFSNIEVNPRQDEKNEGGIIVEIKLKELEQKSAEVSTEWSIVPGPGGAPTLASFQPGGSVTFEHRNIQGLNRSLMGSVTTSNFLNPQDDLSFKLDYVHPYLDGVYNPRNRTFKTSCFNSRKLSPVFTGGPGVDEVPPIWVDRAGVKANITENFTRQSKFTYGLVMEEITTRDESSHIAANGQRLLPSGGISADGPPTTLSGTGIDRMAFLQANITRDNTKFVNGAVVGERNVFQVDQGLGIGSKFPFFNRHQLTLTRFIQLQQVEEGAGKPPPPVLVLHGHYGGCVGDLPSYEAFVLGGPYSVRGYNMGELGAARNILELGAEIRVPVKNTHVYAFAEHGNDLGSSKDVKGNPTAVYRRMGQGSSYGVGVKLGLVRAEYAVDHNNGTGALFFRFGERY from the exons ATGGCCGCCTTCTCCGTCAACGGCCAGCTTATCCCGGGCACCACAAGCTCCACTTCTATCTGTACCCGTCGGAAGCTCTTATCTCTCCCCTCTTCTGGCCTCCCCCGTATCTCCTCGCTGTCTCCTCGCGTCCCATCCATAAAATGCAGTAGTAGCCGAGATACAGAAGCCCCTCCAAAGGACCTCCTCCTTAAAAACCTAGCCAAATCTCTCGCCGTCGCCTCTGTCTCCTCCGCTGCGTCCTTCTTCCTTTTCCGAATCTCGAATCTTCCGTCGTCGTTTCTAAGcagcggcggaggaggaggaggaagaggaggcaATGGAAATTTCGGCGGGGGAGGCGGCGGCGGTGGAGACGGAGGATTTTGGGGGAAATTGTTATCTCCAGCGCCTGCTGTTGCCGACGAGGAACAGTCACCGGATTGGGATTCTCACGGCTTACCGGCGAACATCGTAGTTCAATTAAACAAGCTAAGCGGGTTCAAGAAGTACAAGGTCTCCGACATTGTCTTCTTTGATCGGAGGAGACAATCCACGATCGGCACTGAGGACTCCTTCTTCGAGATGGTATCGATCCGGCCAGGTGGAGTCTACACCAAAGCTCAATTGCAGAAGGAGCTCGAAACCCTAGCTACTTGCGGTATGTTCGAGAAAGTCGACTTGGAAGGGAAGACCAAGCCCGACGGAACCTTAGGAGTCACCATCTCCTTCGCGGAGAGCACGTGGCAGTCCGCAGATAGGTTCAGGTGTATCAACGTCGGTCTAATGGTTCAGTCGAAGCCAATTGAGATGGATGCAGACATGACGGATAAAGAGAAGCTTGAGTATTACAGGAGCTTGGAGAAGGATTACAAGCGGAGGATGGATAGGGCCAGGCCGTGTTTGTTGCCTGCGCCTGTGCATGGCGAGGTGATGCAGATGTTGAGGGATCAAGGGAAAGTCAGTGCGAGGTTGTTGCAGAAGATTAGGGACCGTGTTCAGAAGTGGTACCAGGATGAAGGGTATGCTTGTGCTCAGGTTGTGAATTTCGGGAATTTGAACACTAAGGAGGTTGTCTGTGAAGTTGTGGAAGGAGACATCACTCAGGTGGTTATTCAGTTTCAAGACAAGCTTGGTAATGTCGTTGAAGGTAACACTCAGGTTCCTATCGTGCGCAGGGAGTTGCCAAAGCAG CTTCGCCAAGGCTATGTTTTCAATATTGAAGCTGGGAGACAAGCTCTGAGGAACATCAACTCGCTAGGGTTGTTCTCTAACATTGAAGTGAATCCACGCCAAGATGAGAAAAACGAAGGGGGCATTATCGTTGAGATCAAACTGAAAGAGCTCGAACAGAAGTCAGCTGAAGTCAGTACTGAATGGAGTATAGTTCCTGGACCTGGAGGCGCTCCCACTCTG GCCTCATTCCAGCCAGGTGGGTCTGTTACTTTCGAACATCGAAACATCCAGGGTCTTAACAGGTCTCTCATGGGGTCAGTGACCACTAGCAACTTCTTGAATCCTCAG GATGATCTTTCGTTTAAGCTCGATTATGTACATCCATATCTGGACGGTGTTTACAATCCTCGTAACCGTACATTCAAAACAAGCTGCTTCAACAGCCGCAAACTTAGCCCTGTGTTCACTGGAGGACCAGGTGTTGACGAAGTACCACCAATTTGGGTTGATCGAGCTGGAGTGAAAGCTAACATAACTGAG AACTTCACCCGTCAGAGCAAGTTTACATATGGGCTTGTGATGGAGGAGATAACAACTCGAGATGAAAGCAGCCACATCGCTGCAAATGGTCAGAGACTACTACCTAGTGGAGGAATCAGTGCTGATGGACCTCCGACAACTCTCAGCGGTACCGGTATTGACCGGATGGCCTTTCTACAAGCCAACATCACCCGTGACAACACCAAGTTTGTCAACGGGGCTGTTGTTGGAGAGAGGAACGTGTTCCAGGTGGATCAAGGATTGGGTATTGGAAGCAAATTCCCCTTCTTCAACCGTCACCAATTGACGTTGACAAGATTCATTCAGCTTCAGCAGGTGGAAGAAGGCGCTGGGAAGCCACCCCCACCGGTTCTAGTTCTTCATGGACACTATGGTGGTTGTGTTGGCGATCTTCCAAGCTACGAAGCCTTTGTTCTTGGAGGTCCTTATTCTGTCCGTGGCTACAACATGGGGGAGCTCGGTGCGGCCAGAAACATCCTCGAG CTTGGTGCTGAGATTAGAGTACCTGTGAAGAACACGCATGTGTATGCATTTGCTGAGCATGGGAACGATTTGGGAAGCTCCAAGGACGTGAAAGGGAACCCAACAGCAGTGTATAGGAGAATGGGACAAGGTTCATCATACGGTGTAGGAGTGAAGTTAGGTCTGGTACGAGCTGAGTATGCTGTAGATCACAACAATGGAACTGGTGCTCTGTTTTTCCGGTTTGGAGAGAGGTATTAA
- the LOC103873789 gene encoding UDP-glycosyltransferase 76E11, with protein MEEKRARKRLVLVPVPAQGHISPMMQLAKTLHLKGFSITVAQTKFNYFNPPDDSTDFQFVTIPESLPESEFKNLGPIRFLHKLNKECQVSFKDCLSRLLMIQQSHEIACVIYDEFMYFAEAAAKEFNLPNVIFSTTSATAFACRSEFEKLYAENALVPFNEPREEQNELVPEFHPLRYKDFPVSRWASLEGIMEIYRNTVDKRTASSVIINTTSCLENSSLLWLQQRLEIPVYHVGPLHMVASAPTSLLKENKSCIEWLNKRSQNSVIFVSLGSLALMEINEVMETASGLGSSNQHFLWVIRPGSIRGSEWIESLPEEFSQMVSDRGYIVKWAPQKEVLAHPAVGGFWSHCGWNSTLESIGEGVPMICKPFSGDQKVNARYLDCVWKIGVQVEGDLDRGAVERAVKRLMVGEEGENMRKRAVSLKEKLKASVRSGGSSHNSLEEFVNFFKTVKQIRN; from the exons atggaggaaAAGCGAGCGAGGAAAAGGCTAGTGTTGGTTCCAGTTCCAGCTCAAGGACATATATCTCCAATGATGCAACTTGCCAAAACTCTTCACTTGAAGGGTTTCTCAATCACCGTTGCTCAGACCAAATTCAATTACTTTAACCCTCCAGATGACTCCACTGACTTTCAGTTTGTCACCATTCCAGAAAGCTTACCGGAGTCTGAATTCAAGAATCTAGGGCCAATACGGTTTCTGCATAAGCTCAACAAAGAGTGTCAGGTGAGCTTCAAGGACTGTCTGAGTCGGTTGTTGATGATACAACAAAGTCATGAGATCGCATGTGTCATCTACGACGAGTTCATGTACTTTGCTGAAGCTGCAGCCAAAGAGTTTAACCTCCCAAACGTTATTTTCAGCACCACAAGTGCCACTGCTTTTGCTTGCCGATCTGAATTCGAAAAACTCTATGCAGAAAATGCCCTGGTTCCCTTCAATG AACCCAGAGAAGAACAGAACGAGCTAGTGCCAGAGTTCCATCCCCTGAGATACAAAGACTTTCCGGTGTCACGGTGGGCATCATTAGAAGGCATAATGGAGATCTATAGGAATACAGTTGATAAACGGACAGCTTCTTCTGTTATAATCAACACGACAAGCTGTCTAGAGAACTCATCTCTGTTGTGGCTGCAACAACGTCTAGAAATCCCAGTGTACCATGTAGGCCCTCTTCACATGGTGGCCTCGGCTCCTACAAGTCTGCTTAAAGAGAACAAGAGCTGTATTGAATGGTTGAACAAACGAAGTCAAAACTCTGTGATATTTGTAAGCTTGGGAAGCTTAGCTTTGATGGAAATCAACGAAGTGATGGAAACAGCTTCGGGGTTAGGTAGTAGCAACCAACACTTCTTGTGGGTGATTAGGCCAGGGTCAATACGTGGGTCGGAATGGATAGAGTCATTGCCTGAAGAGTTTAGTCAGATGGTTTCAGATCGAGGTTACATTGTGAAATGGGCACCGCAGAAGGAAGTACTTGCTCATCCTGCAGTAGGAGGGTTTTGGAGCCATTGTGGATGGAACTCGACACTAGAGAGCATCGGGGAAGGAGTTCCAATGATCTGCAAGCCGTTTTCTGGTGATCAAAAGGTGAATGCCAGGTACTTGGACTGTGTTTGGAAAATTGGAGTTCAAGTGGAGGGCGATTTAGACAGAGGAGCGGTGGAGCGAGCTGTGAAGAGGTTAATGGTGGGCGAGGAAGGAGAGAACATGAGAAAGAGGGCCGTTAGTTTGAAGGAGAAACTAAAAGCCTCTGTCAGAAGTGGAGGTTCTTCACACAACTCGCTAGAGGAGTTTGTAAACTTCTTCAAGACTGTGAAACAAATTAGGAACTAG